A DNA window from Alkalibacter saccharofermentans DSM 14828 contains the following coding sequences:
- the fabZ gene encoding 3-hydroxyacyl-ACP dehydratase FabZ — protein sequence MILNSNQIQEIIPHRYPFLLVDKITELEAGIKATGIKNVTANEYFFLGHFPQEHVMPGVLIIEALAQVGAVALLSLEENKGKIAYFGGIKKAKFKRKVIPGDTLTLETEIIRSMAGVGIGKAVAYCDGQVCAEAELTFAVN from the coding sequence ATGATACTTAACAGCAATCAAATACAGGAAATAATTCCACACAGATATCCCTTCCTTCTTGTGGACAAGATAACAGAGCTCGAAGCAGGGATAAAGGCTACAGGCATCAAGAACGTGACGGCAAACGAATACTTCTTTTTGGGACACTTCCCCCAGGAGCACGTTATGCCCGGAGTATTGATAATCGAAGCTCTAGCCCAAGTGGGAGCTGTTGCTTTGCTCAGCCTTGAGGAAAACAAGGGAAAGATCGCTTACTTTGGCGGAATTAAAAAAGCCAAGTTCAAGAGAAAGGTAATCCCCGGTGATACCCTCACCCTTGAAACCGAGATAATAAGGAGCATGGCAGGAGTAGGAATCGGCAAGGCAGTTGCATATTGCGACGGACAAGTCTGCGCAGAAGCCGAGCTTACATTTGCAGTGAATTAA
- the metK gene encoding methionine adenosyltransferase produces MTKKLFTSESVTEGHPDKMCDQISDAILDAILTEDPEGRVACETLVTTGLVMVAGEISTDCYVDIQSIVRETVREIGYTRAKYGFDCDTCAVVTSIHEQSPDIAQGVDKSLESRSGEDSNGDVEETGAGDQGMMFGFACNETPELMPLPISLAHRLSKKLSEVRKTGALEYLRPDGKTQVTVEYEDDRPIRVDTVVISTQHSPDVDLDTIRRDLIKYVIKPIIDESFIDDKTKILINPTGRFVIGGPQGDAGLTGRKIIVDTYGGYGRHGGGAFSGKDPTKVDRSGAYAARHVAKNIVAAGLADKCEVEIAYAIGVARPVSIYVDTFGTGKISEDKLIELIKRNFDLRPAAMIRDLGLRKPIYKKTAAYGHFGRTDIELPWEKTDKAEILKREAEEI; encoded by the coding sequence ATGACTAAGAAATTATTTACTTCGGAGTCTGTTACCGAAGGACATCCGGATAAAATGTGCGACCAGATATCAGATGCTATTTTAGATGCCATACTTACAGAAGATCCAGAGGGCAGGGTGGCTTGCGAGACGCTGGTTACTACAGGGCTTGTGATGGTGGCAGGAGAAATATCCACTGATTGCTATGTAGATATCCAAAGCATAGTAAGAGAAACGGTGAGGGAAATTGGATATACAAGAGCAAAATATGGTTTTGATTGTGATACCTGCGCAGTGGTCACATCCATACATGAACAATCTCCTGACATAGCTCAAGGGGTAGACAAGTCTCTGGAATCAAGATCAGGAGAGGATTCAAACGGAGATGTTGAGGAAACCGGAGCTGGAGATCAGGGCATGATGTTTGGTTTTGCATGCAACGAGACTCCTGAACTTATGCCGCTGCCTATATCATTAGCCCACAGGCTCTCTAAAAAGCTCTCAGAGGTGAGGAAAACAGGCGCGCTGGAGTACTTGAGGCCTGATGGTAAAACCCAGGTTACCGTCGAATATGAGGACGATAGGCCTATAAGGGTGGATACTGTAGTAATAAGCACCCAGCACAGCCCGGATGTGGACTTAGATACCATTAGAAGGGATCTTATCAAGTATGTGATAAAGCCTATAATAGATGAGAGTTTTATCGACGACAAGACGAAGATACTTATAAATCCTACGGGAAGATTCGTAATCGGTGGACCCCAGGGAGATGCAGGCCTCACGGGCAGGAAGATAATAGTCGATACCTACGGAGGATACGGAAGACACGGAGGAGGAGCATTCTCCGGAAAGGACCCAACAAAGGTAGACAGATCCGGCGCATATGCGGCAAGGCATGTAGCTAAAAACATTGTAGCGGCAGGGCTTGCGGACAAGTGTGAAGTTGAAATTGCCTATGCAATAGGAGTAGCAAGGCCAGTATCTATTTATGTAGATACCTTTGGAACCGGAAAGATAAGTGAAGACAAGCTAATAGAGCTGATAAAAAGAAACTTTGACTTAAGGCCTGCAGCGATGATAAGAGACCTAGGCCTTAGAAAGCCTATTTATAAAAAGACGGCAGCTTATGGCCACTTCGGAAGAACCGATATCGAGCTTCCCTGGGAAAAAACAGACAAGGCTGAGATATTGAAAAGGGAAGCGGAAGAGATATAA
- a CDS encoding glutamate-5-semialdehyde dehydrogenase: protein MNINEAAKAAKAASVHLAAVESKIKDKALAEIAKELKDRIKDIEKANAEDLSRSKEENLAAPLLKRLKFDSAKVLDVVAGIESLRKLEEPVGKTLSTTALDDDLLLYKVSCPIGVIGVIFESRPDALVQISTLCLKSGNSVILKGGSEAKETNRILWEIIKTASDRAGIPDGWVQIIETREDVGGMLKLDDYIDLIIPRGSNDFVKYIMENSNIPVLGHADGICHCYVDDKADIDMAVRIVTDSKTQYVAVCNATETLLVNEKVAAGFLPALKESLEAKSVEILGDERVREIIDVGTATEEDWKTEYLDYKLAIKMVDSLDEAIEHINKYGSGHTDAIVTSDKNKVETFMNLVDSGNVFWNCSTRFSDGFRYGFGAEVGISTNKIHARGPVGLDGLLIYKYKMIGHGNIVDDYETGKKTYKHTKLDKEFKL, encoded by the coding sequence ATGAACATAAATGAGGCTGCAAAAGCTGCAAAAGCTGCGTCGGTACATTTGGCAGCAGTTGAATCTAAAATCAAGGACAAAGCTTTGGCAGAAATAGCTAAAGAGCTTAAGGATAGAATAAAAGATATTGAAAAAGCAAATGCGGAAGATCTAAGCAGAAGCAAAGAAGAAAATCTGGCTGCCCCTCTTTTAAAAAGGCTCAAGTTTGATTCGGCGAAAGTCTTAGACGTGGTAGCTGGAATTGAGAGTCTCAGAAAATTGGAAGAGCCAGTTGGGAAGACCCTTTCGACTACGGCTCTTGACGATGATCTATTGCTTTATAAAGTCAGCTGCCCAATAGGGGTAATTGGCGTAATATTCGAATCAAGACCGGATGCATTGGTTCAAATATCAACTCTTTGCCTTAAAAGCGGAAACAGCGTCATCCTAAAGGGAGGCTCGGAAGCTAAGGAGACAAACAGAATCCTTTGGGAGATCATAAAGACCGCATCTGATAGAGCGGGGATCCCAGACGGCTGGGTACAGATTATAGAGACCAGAGAAGACGTGGGTGGCATGCTTAAGCTTGACGATTATATCGACTTGATAATACCCAGAGGATCAAACGACTTCGTGAAATACATAATGGAAAATTCAAACATACCTGTTCTGGGCCATGCGGATGGAATCTGCCATTGTTACGTAGACGACAAAGCAGATATAGACATGGCGGTGAGGATAGTTACCGATTCAAAGACCCAGTATGTTGCCGTATGCAATGCCACTGAGACCTTGTTGGTCAACGAAAAGGTTGCAGCCGGGTTTCTGCCTGCCCTTAAAGAATCTCTCGAAGCTAAAAGCGTGGAAATCCTGGGAGACGAAAGGGTAAGAGAGATCATTGACGTGGGAACGGCCACAGAAGAGGATTGGAAGACAGAATATCTGGATTATAAGCTCGCTATAAAAATGGTGGATAGCTTGGATGAAGCAATAGAGCATATCAACAAATACGGGTCAGGGCATACCGATGCCATAGTGACTTCGGATAAAAACAAGGTTGAGACTTTTATGAACCTAGTGGATTCAGGAAATGTGTTCTGGAACTGCTCTACAAGATTCAGTGACGGATTTAGATACGGATTCGGTGCAGAAGTTGGGATAAGTACCAATAAAATACACGCTAGAGGACCTGTAGGGCTTGACGGGCTGCTGATATATAAGTACAAGATGATAGGCCACGGCAACATCGTAGATGACTATGAGACCGGGAAAAAGACCTACAAGCATACAAAGCTTGACAAGGAGTTCAAGCTGTAG
- a CDS encoding acetate uptake transporter — protein MKEETKNNKIIWADPSALGLFGLGMVTLVASSQKLGLTDGLSFVIPWAVFLGAFAQLYASIVDGKLGNTFGMTAFGAYAFFWFGVASSWLIKLGVFGTTLASDADPRQLGFAFLGYLIFTVMMTIGAMETNKVLFSIFFLIDLLFIGLFLNSFGVMPEITHNLAAVSELAIAILSFYGAGASVLNKHFGKEFIPVGKPFGIFKTAEPVGISEPKLNI, from the coding sequence TTGAAAGAAGAGACAAAAAACAATAAAATTATTTGGGCGGATCCGTCGGCATTGGGACTATTTGGTCTGGGAATGGTGACACTGGTGGCTTCGTCTCAGAAACTCGGCCTGACAGACGGATTGTCATTTGTGATTCCATGGGCTGTTTTTTTAGGCGCTTTTGCCCAATTGTACGCTAGCATCGTAGATGGTAAGCTAGGTAATACCTTCGGGATGACGGCCTTTGGGGCTTATGCATTCTTTTGGTTCGGAGTAGCATCGAGCTGGCTCATAAAATTGGGAGTTTTCGGAACTACGTTGGCTTCTGATGCGGATCCTCGTCAACTTGGGTTTGCCTTCCTTGGATACTTGATATTTACTGTAATGATGACAATAGGCGCAATGGAAACCAATAAGGTTCTGTTCAGCATATTCTTTTTAATAGACCTGCTTTTTATCGGCTTGTTTTTAAATTCATTTGGAGTGATGCCGGAGATTACCCACAATCTAGCTGCGGTGTCTGAGCTCGCAATAGCTATACTATCATTTTACGGAGCAGGTGCCTCTGTGCTCAACAAGCACTTCGGCAAAGAATTCATTCCGGTGGGGAAACCTTTTGGAATATTTAAAACCGCAGAGCCTGTTGGCATTTCGGAGCCAAAACTCAATATATAA
- a CDS encoding COG2426 family protein: MIELLSGLPDWMKVFVSAMVPVFELRFSIPFGILLLRMPYLETYIISVIGSLIPAPFILWLIPSILEWMRGTKIFKRLGDWIYNRGMNKSVTIEKYGYLGLALFVSVPLPGTGVWTGCLAASLLGLKFKKSMLAAIAGSSLAGIAVAVLTSIGAMAL, from the coding sequence ATGATTGAATTGTTATCGGGGCTACCCGACTGGATGAAGGTTTTCGTATCGGCAATGGTTCCGGTTTTTGAGCTTAGATTTTCAATTCCCTTTGGCATTCTGCTTTTGAGAATGCCCTATCTGGAAACATATATCATCAGCGTGATTGGATCTTTGATTCCTGCACCATTTATTTTATGGTTGATCCCTTCGATTTTGGAATGGATGAGAGGCACGAAAATTTTTAAAAGGCTTGGAGACTGGATTTATAACAGAGGTATGAACAAATCAGTGACCATTGAAAAGTACGGATACTTGGGGTTGGCCCTATTCGTAAGCGTGCCATTGCCCGGCACCGGGGTGTGGACGGGGTGTCTTGCGGCATCGCTTCTAGGACTGAAATTCAAAAAGAGCATGTTGGCAGCTATTGCAGGATCATCCCTGGCAGGAATTGCAGTCGCCGTGCTGACATCAATAGGAGCCATGGCTCTGTAA
- a CDS encoding transaldolase family protein, producing MRILLDTANLDEIKRGMEYYSIEGVTTNPSIIVKENVDFIDHMKALAELLGKDKKLFIQVIATDADGIVDDALLLNEVVDADLYVKIPVTPEGLKAIKMLKEKGIKTAATSIINSQQGMLAVRAGAKYLIPYVNRADNILADGVNAVGELVDFIEIYGLDCEVVAASFKNIQQVHGCAINRVHAVTIPGDLLDRLASNHLTDFSVEEFSKNWDKAYPGKNNIRSMI from the coding sequence ATGAGAATTTTACTGGACACAGCAAATCTGGATGAAATAAAAAGAGGCATGGAATACTACTCCATAGAGGGGGTTACCACCAACCCTTCAATAATAGTAAAGGAAAATGTGGATTTCATCGATCACATGAAGGCATTGGCGGAGCTATTGGGCAAGGATAAAAAACTTTTTATTCAGGTAATAGCTACAGATGCAGATGGGATAGTGGACGATGCACTCCTTCTTAACGAGGTTGTAGATGCAGACCTTTACGTAAAGATACCCGTTACGCCGGAAGGCCTTAAAGCAATCAAGATGCTAAAGGAAAAGGGAATCAAGACAGCGGCGACTTCGATCATCAACTCACAGCAAGGGATGTTGGCAGTTCGTGCCGGGGCTAAGTATTTGATACCTTACGTAAACAGGGCAGACAACATCCTTGCAGACGGAGTAAATGCAGTGGGAGAGCTGGTGGACTTCATAGAAATTTACGGTCTTGACTGCGAAGTAGTAGCAGCGAGCTTTAAAAACATCCAGCAGGTGCACGGTTGCGCCATAAACAGGGTCCATGCAGTGACGATCCCTGGGGATTTACTGGACAGGCTGGCGTCTAACCACTTGACAGATTTCAGCGTTGAAGAGTTCAGCAAGAACTGGGATAAAGCTTATCCCGGAAAAAACAATATTAGGAGCATGATATAA